The Podarcis raffonei isolate rPodRaf1 chromosome 7, rPodRaf1.pri, whole genome shotgun sequence nucleotide sequence gcactgacctttaatgccctaaacggcctcggaccagtatacttgaaggagcgtatccacccccatcattcagcccggacactgaggtccagctccaaggcccttctggtggttccctcgctgcgagaagtgaggttgcagggaaacagacagagggccttctaagtggtggcgcctgccctgcagaacgccctcccatcagatgtcaaggaaataaacaactatctgacttttagaagacatctgaaggcatccctgtctagggaagtttttaatgactgatgttttaatgttttgttggaagccacccagagtggctggggaaacccagccagatgggcggggtataaaaaaatttattattattattattattattattattattattattattattcagtggaGACAGCCAGACGACAGCAAAGGACTTGACCCGAGTCATCTTGTAGCACAATGGGCCTGCTATGCTACCTCAAAGCAGGTTCTGTAGGTGGACAGCCCATTAGTCGAATCCTGTGCACCTGCTACCTTTTTGCCATCTCTAGgtgacttccctccccttcctttgtTCAAAGCGCTCGCACAAAAGGGGATATTATTATGTCTTTCTTGATTACGAAAATAGCCTCAGTCTTGTTTTATCGGGTTTTATTCAGCAGGAATGTAATTCAATTCTCCCTTTCATTGGGTGACTCAGATGAAAGGGCACATGGCTTTTTATATAATTGCATGGGAGAAAGGGGGTTCGGAAAGGGTGGCGGCTGGGTTCTTCTTTGCTCGCTCGTTTTCTGCACGCCCTGAGCAACAAATGCAGCAGCAGGGCAATATGAGAAAGCAAGCAATTTCCTCGGGTCAGGTGTGGAACAGAGTGACCCACATGGTTAGAGCCAGGTGTGGACTCTGCCCACAACATAAAATCTGAGTTCAAAATCAAATTTTGCAGAGAGGAACCGAATATGCGGCAAGACTCTAGTCAAAGTCATGATGCTACAGGAAGTTATCGTAAGTAAACATAGTAAGAGCTtggctgctagatcagaccaaaagaCCCATCTAGCGCAGCATGTTGTTCTCaaaacagagtgtttgttgtgggggaggaagggaaaggagaatgttagccgctttgagactcctttgggtagtgataaagcgggatatcaaatccaaactcctcctcctcctcctcctcctcttcttatctacttgcactggtgtgctttcgaactgctaggttggcagaggctgGGATGGAGTACAGGGacctcactctgtcatggggattcaaaccgctgaccttctgatcggcaagcccaagaggctcagtggtttaaaacacagtgccacctgcgttcctACCCCAGTTGTATTACAAAGTGGCTGATAATGAGAGGCATACTGTCTTCAACTGTGAAGGCAGTACATAAGCCATTGTGGGTTGTAGCCATTGACAGCTTCATCAAAGAATCAAAGAAATGTAGAGTTGAAAGTGACCCGAGATGATCATCTGGCACATCCGCTTGCAATGGGGAAGGTAGTGGAACCATACCAATACTCCTGATTTCAACTCTGATATTGATTGCCAAGGCCTCCTTGAACCTTGCTGGTCCAAGGGATTAAAAACCAGCAAACAACCATCGTACATGagttggatacagtggtaccttgggttacagatgcttcagactccactaacccagaaatagtacctcgggttaagaactttgcttcaggatgagaacagaaatcacgtggcagcagtgggaggccccattagctaaagtagtacctcaggttaagaacagtttcaggttaagaacggacctctggaatgaattaagttctaaacccgaggtatcactgtacagtggtacctcgggttacatacgcttcaggttacagatgcttcaggttacagactccactaacccagaaatagtacctcgggttaagaactttcttaagaacagaaatcacgcaccagcggcgcggtggcagtgggaggccctattagctaatgtggtgtctcaggttaagaacagtttcaggttaagaacggacctccagaacaaattaagttcttaacccgaggtaccactgtataagccttGGTGATGTCCAGGTCAAGCATTTCAGTGCCTTAAAAGAACTGATTGGTGACATTATTTGCCAACATATGAGAGCTGTAGGCAGTGAAATAACAGAGCCAGGATTGCAACGTAGCTTTCATTGGCAACAGTGAAGCCCATATCACCCACTGCAAATCAAAAGAAACTATAGTCATCTTCCAAAGCGGAAGTTAGTGGAACCATGCTATCACTCCTGATTTCAACACTGACATTGATTGTCAAGTGATATCAAGGCCTACTTGAAGCATGCTGATGCATCTCTCACCACCCCTGAGGCTTGGCCATGCTGTTTGGGGTCAATGgcaattggagtccagcaacatcacaTTTGCCACCTGTATTTTAATGCATGTTGGGAGTCGGAAGCAAATGCAGCCAATATTATATCACTTGCGCACACTTTCCTATGCATATGCTGTACAAGTCTTACTGTGATGAGAAAAGCAAGGTTGAAAATTGCAGCCCTACCAAGTCAAAGAATTATCAGCTGCCACTGGTCCAAGTCATGAAAACATATAAAgaaggaatggggaatctgtggccctccagatcttattggactagaactcccatcagccctggccagcatagTCCATGAGGGTTTGTAGAAATGCCTCAGTAAATTCAAGGAAATATAAAATGTGTGTGGGACAGGAAGGAGAGTGTTTGAGATCTTGagatggtgttttttttttttaattgcttgacATTTCTGGTGGGAGGGCTGTGTCTCAGTAATTCCTATAGACCAGCTCCCATGGACCTGGACCCCACAAAGCTCAAATGTTGCCTCTCCCTTTatcagcccccccccaactctggtCATCTGGTCATGTGTTCTAACCTGTACCAGATGAAAACCAGAGTGAACAGAATCAGTGCCTTTAGAGGTGTCATTTCCCTTCTTTGCTGTCTCATTTGTTCCATTTGGTCTTTGATGATGCAGATTAACctctccattttcttttggaGTAATATATCTAATCctgtgttcatttttttttttttactttagatTGGATGCCTCTTTCTTTCCTGACGGGAATCTTCCTTGGATGCAAGTGGTCCTTCTGATGAACAAGAAATGCTCCTTTCAACAGAGAAAGAGaacctttggatccaagccatcATATTTTGACTTGTTCTTACCAATTTTTAAAGCTGCCTTGAGGCTTGGATGAACAATTCATTGAATCGAtttaaataaatacttaaaataaGTAAGAGTTCAGGAAGAAAGGCAATACCATAATCAATCATTTTAAAGCTAGAAACATTTCATTAATTAATGGCAAACATCCTTCTACTATGGATGCAATAAAATTGTGTATGTGGCTATGTGTTCTCAGAATAAGGGAGTTATTTGCAACCTTTCTGTAAGACTGCCCTTATGTTTTTCAGGAGGATAGATTTGTCAGTCATTTACTAGGGTACTAATTAGGAATTTGTTGGTATCACCCATACCAAGGTGTACCATTGCTTCAGCTACAACATACTCTTTGAGCTCAGTATGGTGGGTTTCAGTTGTTTGATGGACTCCTTGGTTTTGCCACAACAGGTAGGGAGTGTGGTCaaggagagaaaaggaaatgggGTTGTGGTTCACTGAGATGTTGAAGGGACACCGTGTCACCTACCAGACATCAACGGCCAGCTCAAGTGGATGAAGAAGGAAATGACTTTTGGTTCCTAGAAGCTTCACCCATCTGACAGGAATAGAACAGGTAAGAAATGCAGCAAACTAGTGCTTCCCAGTTCAACTTTTGGTGAGTGGAAAAGGAAGGGCATGGACCAGTCAATCCTCTGATCCAGAAGCCAGAGTGAGGTTTCCTCAACAGGAAACAGAGGTGTTCATTCCATTGCCTCCCCTAAGGAAGGATATCCCCAGTGTTCAAGCAGGTCACTCCTAGCTTACTGCAAGACACTTATGGTTAATTAATAAAAAGTTGGCTCTTTGGTCCATTGGTGTGTCTTATGCCAACTTTCTGGGGTATGGGGGAATTTATTCTTGTAGATCAAATATTACTGATGTGCAGAACAGATGTCTGTCTGGCCCACAGGAAAATGTGGCATTTGAGGGTGCACCCTGGTGTGCCTTGCTCACCAATGCTATGAAACCCTAGAGACATCAAAAAGTGTCTAAAACCTGCAGACCGGGTGGTTTTGTGATCTTTCCTTGCAGTTCTAGTCTAATAATGTATAGCCACATAAATCAGGGGCAGGGAACTGTGTCCATCCAGATGTCGCTAAATTGCAGATCCCATgtgtcccagccaacatgggcaagagtcaaggatgatgggacttggagtctagcaacagctggagaaccacaggctGGTAAGGAGGACAATGTGAGAGGTAAACTGTTGATTTGCCACAGGTTTTGGTTGTGCTGGCTCAGTAAGCAAGGATGAGTCCACACTTGCATCTTCTTGATCCTCCAGAAGCCATCACTACTTGTCCTCCAGGTTGGACAGAGCCAAGACGGCATAATTCTGCAATTGTTTGCGCTCATCCAGGTTATACTGCAGCTTCTCCAGCAGCTCAAAGTAGCGGAAGAGGGCGTCACGGGGCCAAATGACCTGCTCGTCATTATCAGCCTCGTATAGCCCTGGCAGGTTCTTGTGGACATATGTTTCCCAATCCAGAGGCCCAGCCTCGACTTCTGGTATGCTGTATATTGTGGATGGCCCCATGCTCATTTTGTCCTGCCCCTGGGGTGAGCTGTACTTCTTTTCCAGCAGTTCCAGCTTAAATTTGTCAGCTTTCTGCTGAGTCTCAATCTGCTTCATTTCTTCACTCAATTCATTCCGAATGGTCTGGAAATTGGTGACCATGGTGGCCACCATGAGGTTTCTGAAGATGAATGCCCCAATGAGGAGCCACAAGCAGATGAACAAGCCACTGATTGCTTTGTTTATCTCTGGGACCTTCCACGTGTCCTGCAGCAGAGCATACCAATGGTCCATGGTGAAGAGAATGAAGATGGTCACCAGTGAATTGGGCATGTCTTGAAAATACTTGTTGTACTCTAGGTCATCCAGGTTTGAGCGAGTGTAGCCATCAAAGAAGAAAATGCCTGATACGGCAaaaatatagaagaagaagacgagGAGCACCAGGATGAAGCTCATGGCTTTCATTGCTTTGAAGAGGGCCATAATGAGGATCCGGATTTGCCGGAGTCTAGGGAAGAGCTTTAAGCATCGCAGCACACGGCAAACCTGGAGGAAGTATGTGACGGCCTTGCTGTGTTTCTTTTCAACAAGGAGTATCAACTCAGGGATAAAGGATATGATGGTGACTGTGCAGTCAAAGACATTCCAGGAGTTCTTAAAATAATCCTGAAAGCTAACAGCCCAGTTCAGCCCAATTTCCACCAAAAAGATGAGGACAATGACCCAGATGATCACCTCCATTGCTATCTTCATTTTCACAAAGTGGTCCTCCAACTTATCCCTTATCTCTACTAAGATCATGAGGACCACCATGTTCAGGCAGATGAGGAAGATCATGAAGACTTTGAAGATTTGGCTGTTCAAGACTGAATAAGCCCACATGGCGACAGGGGGCCAGCGGCTGCAGCGCACGCGGATACGGTTACGGCAGCGTATTTCTCGCGTGATCATGACATTCCGTTTGGGCACAACATTGAAACGCACCAGCTGGTGATGGTCTGTGAGCATTAGCTTCTTTAGCTTCCGATGGTCCAGGAAATCTCGTATGTTATGGCGTGGAATAGCACTGCCTAGCCCCCGTAGATAGTCAATCAGATAGAATGTGTAGATCAGCTTGGAGCGGATGGCATCTGCTCGGGGATGCAGTTCAAAGGGTACTTCATTTGTCTCTTTGGAAGCATGTGATGAGGGTGGCTGGTCCTCCATGACTCCTGCTGGCTCCTCCTGGTACGGCCCAGAGGAGATTGGAAGGTTCTTCATACAGCATAATAGACACTCAGTGGTGACCTCACAGTTGAGAGTATTCTCCTGGAGCAGTCAGAGCATTCCACTAGCCTGATTCTATTGGTATGCCTAGGACTGCAGTTCTTAGGGTCAATGCATGCAAGTTATATAATGGAATGCAGACATGAGACAGTATATAGTCTATCCGCAGTGGTCCATGCATCTGTAACATCAACGCTTGATTTGTTTGGGCCCTTTATTTGTTTTGAACCCTGATTCTTTTgcggcattggctacccctcccaatttggtgtcatctgaaaattGAGAGTCCCCTCAATTCTTTCATCCATGTCATTtagaaagatgttgaacaacaacgggtcCAGGACAAAACTCTGCTGCACCCTACTTGGTTTTCCCCCCCCAgcatgatgaggaaccattagtgagcactctttgggtttgaaCTGTCAACCAGCCagaaatccacctaacagttccctTGTCCACCCCACATTTTACGAGCTTCTCCATGTGGATATCATGGGAGAGTTTGCCAACAGCCTTCCTGAAaccaagatacactatgtccacagcagggagggaacagctggctgggTCAGGGAGGCGATCAGTGCCTCTTTCCGAGAGGGAGTGGTCactgcctgtttgaaggaggaaGTGATAagaccactccttaagaaacctttGCTAGATTTATTTGGAGTGGGGGGAAAAACAAGAATCAAACACCAAATGCTCATAGACcaaagggagaggggaggctTTGCCCTACCAGAGTTAGAACTTTATCATGCAACTGCTGGGCTGGTATAGATAAAAGACTGGGTTGCTTTAAGGGATACGGATGTGCTAgacctggaaggttttgacaatCGATACGGTTGGCACACGTATCTAATTTATGAAAAGGTGAGGGCACACAAGGGATTTTTGAATCACATTATAAGAAAATCCTTATATAGGATCTGgataaaatatacagtggtacctcgggttaagaacttaatttgttctcgatgtccgttcttaacctgaaactgttcttaacctgaagcaccactttagctaatggggcctcccgctgctgccgcgccacgatttctgttctcatcctgaagcaaagttcttaacccgaggtactacttctgggttagcggagtctgtaacctgaagcgtctgtaacctgaagcagctttaacccaaggtaccactgtaaaggattaTTAGAACCAAAGATTCCCTTGTGGACCTCACCGACAGAAGCCCTGGCTGTCAAACAGAAAAATATGCAAAGAGACTGGGCCACATACAGAGTGCTGATAGAAGAAATTATTAATGATAACTTCAAATTGAAAGAATTTGAAGAAATTAGAAGACACTTGACAGACTGGCTGCAAGATTTTCAGATAAATGAAAGATTGAGCTTAGACAGAAAGGAAGGTCTTGCAAAAGAAACATCTAGATTTGAAAAAGAATtcaatataaaggaaaataaatttaaagaatatataaCCTCCTTTTAGAATGGGAGGTGAAAGAAGAATTGATGAAAGGAACAAtgttacatctgcaggtgaggcagtggaaatgctggaccagtgtcttgccttggtaatggaatggatgagagccaacaaactgaaactccatccagataagactgaggcacttttAGTGGgtagttccctagactggatgggttGGGGATCCCCTGCTCTTGGTGAggctacacttcctctgaagttgcagattcatagcttgggggtcctcctgaatcctttgctgtcactcgaggctcaggtggcctcagtggcctggagtgccttccatcagctttggcttgtGGCCCaactatgcccctatctggacagagatagcctaactactgttgtctatgctctggtaatctcaAGGTTAGATTagtgcaatgcattatacataaggctgcctctgaagatggttcagaaacttctggTAGTGCAGAATTCCGCATCCAGGTTGCTCCCCAGAACAAGATGGTTTGAACATactacaccaatcctggtccaactgcactggctaccaattagtttccaggcccaattcaaagtgctggttttgacctataaagccttaaatggctcaggactgcaatacctcaaggaccacctctttccatatgaacctacccagaccctgagatcatcttctgaagcccttctttgtgtgcctcctcctcgagaggtccagagggtggcaacacgagaacagggccttctctgcagtggctccctgtctgtggaatgctctacccagggaagttcacctggatccttcattatacaccaggcaaaaacattcctttttaacaagGCCTTTCCTTGATTTGATTgattatgcccttttaaaatgtggggttttttggggggggattattgggttgttgtttttatttctattttttattttgtgtttttagattttgattttatTCCGTGAACccccctgagacctttgggtatagggcggtatataaattcatatactactactactactactactactactactactcctactaATCCCCTTTATATGCCAAGCTTctaactctatcaaaaaaagacATGTGATTGgcctggcatgacttgtttttgagaaaaccATGATGGGTTTTAGTaaccacagcatccttttctaattaTCCTTTATTATCTATGAATCTGTCTACTCAGACTTCCCATCCTTCCTTCCATGATGTTTCTGTTCAAATCCTTTGTCTACTGCCTTGAATGTAATACTCACTTCCATAACATACAGGTATATCCTGCATTACATTCCTTTATCATTGTCATTCCTTTGCTTATATTCCCAGTCCTGTCTTCTATTTCAGTTGACTATAATATTGTCTCAGATAATCCACAAACATCCTTTCGATGTGACATTCAATCGCTAGTCTGCACTGGTCCACACAGTGACACTGAGTGACCTGGGGCAACATCCTGCCAGTCCTCATCTGCCTCCTCATGATAGGGGGGGGAGGGATGAGCCCCCCCCAGTGGCTATGTGGGGGCTGTAAAGACCTCAGCCCCATGGAGTTGGTGCGCCTGATCAGATGGCAACTCTAAAGGGGCTTACTATAACCACCAACCATCTGATAAGCAGTTATAGCAAACTGCTTTGAAGTCTTTTTGCAGGCATGGTTTAGAGTCAAGCCACACCTGCAAGCAGCTGAAGAGGAAACAGGCTCATTTGCAGGTACAACTAGAACTTGATAGGGAACACCCTGGTGCAGCCAATACCACTGGGACTTGCTTTC carries:
- the LOC128416836 gene encoding cation channel sperm-associated protein 2-like; its protein translation is MEDQPPSSHASKETNEVPFELHPRADAIRSKLIYTFYLIDYLRGLGSAIPRHNIRDFLDHRKLKKLMLTDHHQLVRFNVVPKRNVMITREIRCRNRIRVRCSRWPPVAMWAYSVLNSQIFKVFMIFLICLNMVVLMILVEIRDKLEDHFVKMKIAMEVIIWVIVLIFLVEIGLNWAVSFQDYFKNSWNVFDCTVTIISFIPELILLVEKKHSKAVTYFLQVCRVLRCLKLFPRLRQIRILIMALFKAMKAMSFILVLLVFFFYIFAVSGIFFFDGYTRSNLDDLEYNKYFQDMPNSLVTIFILFTMDHWYALLQDTWKVPEINKAISGLFICLWLLIGAFIFRNLMVATMVTNFQTIRNELSEEMKQIETQQKADKFKLELLEKKYSSPQGQDKMSMGPSTIYSIPEVEAGPLDWETYVHKNLPGLYEADNDEQVIWPRDALFRYFELLEKLQYNLDERKQLQNYAVLALSNLEDK